One segment of Toxoplasma gondii ME49 chromosome VI, whole genome shotgun sequence DNA contains the following:
- the SRS22C gene encoding SAG-related sequence SRS22C (encoded by transcript TGME49_238470~Gene product name based on ToxoDB Community Expert Annotation.~Signal peptide predicted by SignalP 2.0 HMM (probability 1.000) with cleavage site probability 0.919 at residue 20) encodes MKLSLLTLAALILSIQQASALRGTESGNDLQQDSQGATDIPICKENAPLTFNITEAGQSAQFKCDTGVNHLHPKYNETNPLMYSGETVVPLTDLLPSATFKTAPVAAEKDTRTKAEPSYTLTVPALPTEKHDLHVICSDKEVATKSQGNQTKQCKVTFHIASSAGRPVLTAMIAVIGLVASLSQLA; translated from the coding sequence ATGAAGCTCTCGCTCCTGACACTCGCCGCTCTGATACTCTCGATCCAGCAGGCCTCCGCCCTGCGAGGCACCGAGTCCGGCAACGACCTTCAGCAAGATTCTCAAGGCGCAACGGATATCCCTATTTGCAAAGAGAATGCCCCTCTCACCTTCAACATTACCGAGGCAGGACAATCTGCCCAGTTCAAGTGCGATACAGGCGTCAACCACTTGCACCCGAAGTACAACGAAACGAACCCTCTGATGTACTCCGGAGAAACTGTGGTTCCCCTCACCGACCTCCTTCCCAGCGCAACATTCAAAACAGCGCCGGTGGCTGCTGAAAAGGACACACGAACCAAAGCGGAACCGTCATACACCCTCACAGTTCCCGCGTTGCCCACGGAAAAACACGACCTCCACGTTATCTGCTCGGACAAGGAAGTTGCTACTAAATCCCAGGGCAACCAAACTAAACAGTGCAAGGTTACTTTCCAcatcgcttcctctgctggCCGCCCCGTGCTGACCGCCATGATTGCTGTCATCGGTCTCGTTGCATCCCTTTCGCAATTAGCTTAA